The window GGCCTCGTGCGCCTTAATCCGAGCTCGCTACCGGGTCAGCTGGTTGAGGCGTGCCGGAAGGTTGAAGCGCCTGCTGCTCCAACAGCTCCGGCGTAAGCACCTGCGGCAATTGCTGCGGCGCGGCCGCACCCGGCGCATACCACAGATAAAGCGGCACGCCCGCTGCGCCCTGCTCGGTCAGGAACTCGGTGATCGCCGCGTCGCGCACGGTCCAGTCGCCGACAATGGTGACGACGCCCGCCGCATCGAAGGCATCGCGCACGCTCTCGCGCTCGATCGCGGCGGCTTCGTTGACCTTGCAGGTGACGCACCAGTCGGCGGTGAACCACACGAACACCGGCTTGCCTGACGCGCGCGCCTTGGCCAGCGCCTCGCGGGTGAAGCTTTGGGGATTGTGGATGCTGTCCTTCTCGCCGCTCGCCTTCACCTCGTAGACCGAAGGCAGAGCAATCAGGGCAAAGGCAAGGAACGGCGCGGCCACCAGCGCGAAGGCGGGCCACGCCATCTTTCCAGCGCGCTGCAAGCGGCCGACCACGAACAGCGCGATCAGCACGCCGACCACCAGCACCAGCGCGACAAGGCCGAAGCCGCGCCCGCCCAGCTGCGCCGTGAGCCAGACGAGCGCCAGCGCGGTCAGCCCCATCGGGATCGCCATGATCCGCCGGAACCGCTCCATCCACGCGCCGGGCTTGGGCAGCATCCGACGCAAGGGCGGCACGAAGCCGAGCAGGAGGAAGGGCAGCGCAAGTCCCAGCCCGAGCAGGCCGAACAGCGCCAGTGCCTCAATCGTCGGCAGCAGCAGCGCCGCGCCCAATGCCGCCGCCATGAACGGCCCGGTGCAGGGCGTCGCCACGAAGGCGGCCAGAAGCCCCGTGGCAAAGGCTCCGGTGCGCTCGCCACCCATATTCACCGAGACGGCGGGCAGCTCGAACATTCCCGCAAAGTTGGCGGTGATCGCAGCGGCCAGCACCAGCAGAGCGACAACCACGCCCGGCTCCTGCAGTTGGAACGCCCAGCCGACCTGCTCGCCCGCTGCGCGCAGGGCGAGCATCACCGCGCCCAGCGCCACGCAGGCGAGAACCACGCCGGCGGTATAGGCGAGGCCTTCAGCCCGCGCCTTGGCCTCGCTCTCGCCCGCGCGAGCCAGCGTGAGCGCCTTGAGGCTCAGGATCGGGAAGACGCAGGGCATGATGTTGAGCAGCAGGCCTCCCGCCAGCGCGCCGAGGATCAGCGTCCACAGCGGCGGAAGCGGCGCGTCGGCTTTCCCGGCGATCACCTCGCCGCCGGTGGGAACCTCGCCGGGAGCAGCCTCGAAGCGGATGCCTGCGCCGTCCCCGAAAGACAGGATGCCCGAAAGCGCAGCCGCATCGCCGTCGCGTCGATCCGCCAGTGCAATCTCGGCCACCAGCACATCGCCCACGCGCCGGAAGGTCTGGGGCGCGGCATATTGGACCTGCCGCGTCTCGGCGATGAACACGTGCGGATCGGCAAGGCCGACACTCGCAGGCAAGGGGATCGCCACGCGCAGGGTCTCGCCCGCAATCGCGAAGCGCGCGCGCGCATCGAGCAGCGGCGCGACCTCGGCCCGCCAACGCGCGAAATCGCCTCCGGCACGCGAAGTCAGCACCGCATCCTGCGGCACGCAGATCTTGTCGGTGCAGGCGAGATATTCAACCATGCCGGTGATCGGCCCGGCATCGGCAAGTGCAGCCTCCGGCCCCAGCTTTACCGGCACCAGCACGGTGTAGGGGCCTTCGTAGATGTGGTTCATCAGCCCGCTGATCACCAGCCGCTTGGGCACTGGATAGAGCGGATTGCCCGCCTCCCAGCCCGCAGGCAGATCGAGCGTCAGGCGCATCCCCTGCCCCGCATCGCCGGGGTTCGACCAGTAGCCGTGCCATTCGCGCGCCTTGGGCGTGAAGCGCAGCGCCAGCATCTGCGTGCCCTCGGGAGCCGCTGGATCAATCAGCAGTTCGACCGCGATGTTTGCGTCGCCATAGACCGCCTTGCGCTCGGCATACTGCGCATGGGCCGCGCCTGCCACCACGAGACTTGCGAGGAGCGCAAGGCCCCATGCAAGCAATTGACGGATCGGGTGCGGGAAGTTTCTTGCGCGGGACACGCGCTACCCTCTAGGCTCGCCGCACAATCTTCGCAATCGGAGCCGACACGGTGACAAAGCCTTCCAACGAAACCCGCGATCTGGTGATCCTCGGCGGAGGGCTGGTGGGCATGACCCTCGCGCTCGCGGCGGCGAAGAAGGGGCTTTCGAGCCACGTGATCGACCGCGCCGATCCGGCCGAGCTTACCGCCGAAGGCTTCGACGACCGCGCCACCGCGATCTCGACCGCAAGCTGGCACCTGTTCGAGAATATCGGGATTGCCGAGGGGCTGGAGCAGTTCGCCTGCGATATCGCCGCGATTGCTGTCACCGATCAGCAAAAGCCCGGTCGGCTCGATTTCGTCCCCGGCGAAGGGGGCGGCACGCTCGGGCGGATGTTCCCCAACCGCCGCTTGCGCCTCGCGCTGTTCGAGGCGGCGGCGAAAGAGCCGCTGATCGAATGGACCAGCCTCGCGACGGTGGTGGAGCGCCAACGCAGCGAATATGGCGTTGCCGCCGTGCTCAGCGACGGACGCAAGTTCTCCGGATCGCTGATGATCGCCGCCGAGGGCCGCCAGTCGCCCACGCGCGATTCTGCCGGCATCACCATCGCCAAGTGGGATTACAAGCACCGCGCGATCATCGCCGGGCTGACCCACGAAAAGCCGCACGGGAATGTCGCGTGGGAAATCTTCTACCCGGCAGGCCCCTTCGCGCTGCTACCGCTGAACGACGATGCCGACGGCACCCACCGCTCCTCGCTGGTGTGGACCGTGTCGGAGAGCGATGCGGCGGGCGTCACCAAGCTGGGCGACCGCGCCTTCCTCGCCGAGATCGAAAAGCGCATGGGCGGGGTGCTGGGCAAGGTGACCTCGGTGGGCCACCGCTCAAGCTATCCGCTGGGCTTCCACCACACCGCCAAGATCACCGCCGAACGCCTCGCGCTGATCGGCGATAGCGCGCATGGCATTCACCCGATTGCGGGGCAGGGGTTGAACCTTGGCCTGAGGGACGTGGGCGCGCTGGTCGAAGTGCTGGCGGAAGGCGCGCGGCTGGGCCTTGATCCGGGCGATCCGGAACTGCTGAAGCGCTACGAGACGTGGCGCGGGCTCGACAGCTTTATGGTCGCACTGGCAACTGACGGGCTGACGCGGCTGTTCGGCGTGCCGGGCAAGACCGCCAGCGCAGTGCGCCGCATGGGCATGGCGGCGGTGCAGCGGACGCCGCTATTGAAGCAGTTCTTCATGGACGAAGCGCGCGGCGTATCTGGCGATCTTCCGGAGCTGCTGCGGGGGTAGGCCCAGCCCGCCTCAAGCAGCGAAGCGATAGGCGACAAAAACGCCTCAAGCAGCGAAGCGGTAGGCGACAAAAACGTCCCTAGTTCCCGATAATCAGCGGGCTGTTCAACTGCCGCACCGAGTTGCCAGCCCCGTCGCGCACGCCGCGCTGATCGAGCACGGCGGCGGTTTCGATCACTTCGAGGGCTTCCATCACCTTCCGGTAGCGCTCGGCATCCTTGATCCACGCGTCCGCCTTGGCCGCGCCGGGCATGCCCTTCACTTCGTCGATGGCGTTCTGGTAGCGCCCCTGCTCCAGCGCCCAGCGTGCGCGCTCCAGCCGCCGTTCGGGTTGCGGCGAGGGAGTGTCTTCGCGGCGGAACACGAACAGCTCCGACATCTCGCGCTTGAACGCGGCCCATGAGGGCCCCTCGTCGGTCGTCTGCAAGGTCGGCCCCAGCCCTTCAAGCCGCGCCACCAGACTATCGATCCGCACCGGACTGCGCGCAAATTCGATGATCGTTCCCACCGCATTGGGCCAGCCGTCGCCAAAGCGCAGGCGCAGCTGATCGGCGAGGAAG is drawn from Erythrobacter sp. and contains these coding sequences:
- a CDS encoding protein-disulfide reductase DsbD family protein → MSRARNFPHPIRQLLAWGLALLASLVVAGAAHAQYAERKAVYGDANIAVELLIDPAAPEGTQMLALRFTPKAREWHGYWSNPGDAGQGMRLTLDLPAGWEAGNPLYPVPKRLVISGLMNHIYEGPYTVLVPVKLGPEAALADAGPITGMVEYLACTDKICVPQDAVLTSRAGGDFARWRAEVAPLLDARARFAIAGETLRVAIPLPASVGLADPHVFIAETRQVQYAAPQTFRRVGDVLVAEIALADRRDGDAAALSGILSFGDGAGIRFEAAPGEVPTGGEVIAGKADAPLPPLWTLILGALAGGLLLNIMPCVFPILSLKALTLARAGESEAKARAEGLAYTAGVVLACVALGAVMLALRAAGEQVGWAFQLQEPGVVVALLVLAAAITANFAGMFELPAVSVNMGGERTGAFATGLLAAFVATPCTGPFMAAALGAALLLPTIEALALFGLLGLGLALPFLLLGFVPPLRRMLPKPGAWMERFRRIMAIPMGLTALALVWLTAQLGGRGFGLVALVLVVGVLIALFVVGRLQRAGKMAWPAFALVAAPFLAFALIALPSVYEVKASGEKDSIHNPQSFTREALAKARASGKPVFVWFTADWCVTCKVNEAAAIERESVRDAFDAAGVVTIVGDWTVRDAAITEFLTEQGAAGVPLYLWYAPGAAAPQQLPQVLTPELLEQQALQPSGTPQPADPVASSD
- a CDS encoding UbiH/UbiF/VisC/COQ6 family ubiquinone biosynthesis hydroxylase, which produces MTKPSNETRDLVILGGGLVGMTLALAAAKKGLSSHVIDRADPAELTAEGFDDRATAISTASWHLFENIGIAEGLEQFACDIAAIAVTDQQKPGRLDFVPGEGGGTLGRMFPNRRLRLALFEAAAKEPLIEWTSLATVVERQRSEYGVAAVLSDGRKFSGSLMIAAEGRQSPTRDSAGITIAKWDYKHRAIIAGLTHEKPHGNVAWEIFYPAGPFALLPLNDDADGTHRSSLVWTVSESDAAGVTKLGDRAFLAEIEKRMGGVLGKVTSVGHRSSYPLGFHHTAKITAERLALIGDSAHGIHPIAGQGLNLGLRDVGALVEVLAEGARLGLDPGDPELLKRYETWRGLDSFMVALATDGLTRLFGVPGKTASAVRRMGMAAVQRTPLLKQFFMDEARGVSGDLPELLRG